Part of the Triticum aestivum cultivar Chinese Spring chromosome 4D, IWGSC CS RefSeq v2.1, whole genome shotgun sequence genome is shown below.
TGCACTTCAGAGGTTCAGATCCTACCTGTATGCAGTGACCGGATAGTTTTGATAATGGGAGCCCGCAGCCAGCTTTGGTCGATCGCCAAGATGTCGGTCACCGGGGGTGTAATCGGCGTCACCATTTCCGACCGCTACGTCACCGTGGTCGCGATAAAGGGTCATTCGATGCATCCCACCATGACGGCCACCGACAGCGCCTTGCGAGGTATTCGTGGCTTTGGTTTCCACGGATCAGTGCAGGCATGGAGAGTTGGATTATCTTGCGATCCATACTCAATGATTCTGTGCTGACCAGGTTGCTCGGCTCGAACCAGGTGACATCGTGTTAGCGGAGAAGGCCTGCCTCGACCAGTACAAATTCTCTCGTGGCGATGTGATTTTGTTCAAGTAATGCTTTGAGTCATGCAAGTGATGCTTCTTTGTTTTCTGTTTGCAGATGCGTTGACTCGTGCAAGTGAtgcttttttgttttctgtttgcaGATGCCCTAGTAATCATAAGGAAGTGTTCGTGAAGAGACTGATTGGCTTACCTGGTGAGTGGATACAGCTCCCCGCGTCTTCTGAGATAATTAAGGTCCCACAGGGGCATTGCTGGGTTGAAGGGGATAATGCTGCTAGAAGCTGGGATTCGAGGTCATTTGGTCCAGTAAGTTACTTTCATCTCCATTTTCTTTTCAGCTTTACAAAACGATTTTACTTTGATTTGGCTGTTCTGGGTAAATGTTAAAGTCCAGTTGTTTGAGTGAAACATATTAATTCCTCCAGTGTTAGAAGCTTGTTTGTTCAATGTTGGAGTAACCTCATTTTGCTCCTGAGTACCTGCACTATTGTACTATCATGTGAGCTCCTTCCATAGAAAAACTGGGTCCCTGAAATATGCATATATTGGTGAAGTCTTATTGAGATGGGGATATTAATCTCACTGGCTGTGTATGATGCTTAAGCTTTGTACCAGAAATATGTGGAGACTTGCAGTCAACAGTTCTAAGAATTGGCATCAAGTGGTATTGAATAACCTGGCAAGCTTCCTGGAGTATGTCCATTTCATGTACGGTTCCTTCTTAATGGTTTTAAAAATAATGCTATGTCATGTTATATGCTAGAACATGCTGGATGACTAGCAGAACATAGTACTTGAGCTCCAAGCCTCCTGGTTCTTGCAACATGCTATACTATCTTTGTGTATTTGAGGTCtgaagcaaaagaaaaaaaaaaatgATACACTATAGCCTTCAGCATGTGGTgattcataaaataaaataaaaaagcctCGGTGCCTACCCATAGGAACACCTAACAGAAGAAAACACTAAAGAAAGGCAGAGTAAAGAAAAAAGAAATCTGATAGTCAGGGAAAGCCATACTGTAAGTAACACAACAGCACAATACACTAGAAGGCAGGCACATTTGTGTGCTAGGGCCTAAGGTGGAAGAGTTTTAAGCTTGCCAGGCTGCAGTGGTGTTTTCTTATTCATGTTGCTGGATTGGTTGTAAATTTGCTAATTCAGCATGTCCTAGAATTAGCATAGGATA
Proteins encoded:
- the LOC123098791 gene encoding mitochondrial inner membrane protease subunit 2 isoform X1; the protein is MGARSQLWSIAKMSVTGGVIGVTISDRYVTVVAIKGHSMHPTMTATDSALRGDIVLAEKACLDQYKFSRGDVILFKCPSNHKEVFVKRLIGLPGEWIQLPASSEIIKVPQGHCWVEGDNAARSWDSRSFGPLCTRNMWRLAVNSSKNWHQVVLNNLASFLEYVHFISL
- the LOC123098791 gene encoding mitochondrial inner membrane protease subunit 2 isoform X2, producing the protein MGARSQLWSIAKMSVTGGVIGVTISDRYVTVVAIKGHSMHPTMTATDSALRGDIVLAEKACLDQYKFSRGDVILFKCPSNHKEVFVKRLIGLPGEWIQLPASSEIIKVPQGHCWVEGDNAARSWDSRSFGPIPLGLINGRVTHIIWPPSKIGRVERKWPEDRIPPF